In the genome of Raphanus sativus cultivar WK10039 chromosome 4, ASM80110v3, whole genome shotgun sequence, one region contains:
- the LOC108848928 gene encoding uncharacterized protein LOC108848928: MPNLTLVLFFFSTLLFTSSFAFQSDELLLDDEEFGLEGGSHPRSPEPVTTDSPPKQAPSTRRRYSDPDLDSKIQFTLEHAFGDSGFSSAGTFSARLKTWSHGGQTLTKLRFSRNEFSDEEKAAFQNLLKGDDFYRIRLPSNVVTPPGREYVIASVRARCLPRDGLDEHIVIHMDGANILAVSYGSPGACPYPRQLKLPGKWTFNSHTILRSSEQAPRTPIFTEEILGSSENMEGEAEAPVERSFWAKYWMYLIPLGLIVMNAVTQASNMAEEQTAGTQGQAPAAIQRGSAPRRR; the protein is encoded by the exons ATGCCGAATCTAACACTTgtgctcttcttcttttccaCTTTATTATTCACATCCTCCTTTGCTTTCCAATCAGACGAGCTCCTCCTGGATGACGAGGAGTTTGGTCTTGAGGGAGGATCCCATCCTCGCTCGCCGGAACCGGTTACAACCGATTCACCTCCGAAGCAGGCTCCGAGTACCCGTAGACGGTACTCGGATCCTGATCTGGACTCCAAGATCCAATTCACCCTCGAACATGCCTTCGGAGACTCTGGTTTCTCCTCCGCCGGTACTTTCTCCGCTCGCCTCAAGACTTGGAGCCATGGTGGTCAG ACATTAACGAAACTGCGGTTCTCTAGGAATGAGTTTTCTGATGAAGAGAAAGCTGCCTTTCAA AATCTGCTGAAAGGAGATGACTTTTATAGAATAAGACTCCCATCTAATGTTGTCACTCCACCTGGGAGAGAGTATGTGATTGCATCTGTGAGAGCT AGATGTCTTCCACGGGATGGTTTGGATGAGCATATCGTTATACACatg GATGGTGCCAACATTTTGGCGGTCAGTTACGGCTCTCCTGGAGCATGCCCGTATCCTCGACAGTTGAAACTT CCAGGAAAATGGACATTTAACTCCCACACTATCTTGAGGAGTAGTGAGCAGGCACCAAG GACTCCGATATTCACGGAGGAGATTCTTGGCAGTAGCGAGAATATGGAAGGTGAAGCAGAAGCGCCAGTTGAGAGATCATTTTGGGCAAAATAT TGGATGTACTTGATACCACTTGGACTCATAGTGATGAATGCTGTGACACAAGCGAGTAACATGGCTGAAGAACAAACTGCGGGGACTCAAGGGCAAGCACCAGCAGCCATTCAGCGCGGTTCCGCACCCaggagaagatga
- the LOC108849389 gene encoding acyl carrier protein 2, mitochondrial-like, with protein MASRNALLRYLRISVTPPTLRSSSIASHHRGVAPLYVILGRRFSEEVRGSFLDKSEVTDRVVSVVKNFQKVEPSKVTPKAHFQNDLGLDSLDTVEVVMALEEEFGFEIPDNEADKIQSIDLAVEFIASHPQAK; from the exons ATGGCGTCGAGAAATGCTCTACTTCGATACCTTAGAATCAGTGTCACGCCTCCTACTCTCCGAAGCTCCAGCATCGCTTCTCATCATCGAGGCGTAGCTCCCTTGTACGTTATTCTTGGTCGTCGTTTCTCCGAGGAAGTCAGAGGGTCGTTCCTCGACAAATCCGAAGTCACAGATCGTGTTGTCTCTGTTGTCAAAAATTTCCAGAAAGTAGAGCCTTCTAAG GTGACACCAAAGGCACACTTCCAGAATGATCTAGGGTTGGATAGTTTGGACACAGTGGAGGTGGTTATGGCACTCGAAGAAGAGTTTGGATTCGAGATACCTGATAACGAAGCAGATAAGATACAGTCCATCGATCTTGCTGTTGAGTTTATTGCTTCCCACCCCCAGGCAAAATGA